AGTCTAGCTCAAACTCTTTAACATCCTTCCTTAAATCTTTTGGCTCACAACTATTGAATATTGATATTTTTCAGCACCTACAGAATCTTCTAAAGGCATAATAATTAGATGATATTTAATATATACTAAAATGATCATAATTATGTATTGCGGCTAACTCTCCGTCGTCTATTATCGGAAATGAACACTTGCAAAACAGCATCTACGCAGATCGGATTTGTGTCcggcggagatcctccgatgcttaagtcagagaggaaagTTGGTGAATAGGAGTTGAATGTAAACAGTAGCAGAGGTTTGCCCCAGCGTAAGCTTATCCGTCCTATTTTCCTtatcctctttttatagatgaggttttcgtaaccgtcggatgtggtcccatattttatgacgctaaatcatcgggccataatcacATAGTGGATCGTTAATTCTCACTGATCGTGCCGTGATATGCGGTCGGTAATCATTCATAACAGTTATGGTATGTTGAGTAGATTGATCGATCATATGTTGGTAGAACCGACCATATATCGGTAGAATCCATGAGTGACCGTCGGCTAGTAGTTTTATTATACCGATGGTCTAAGTCGTATGTTGTCGATCGGTAAAAATCGAATTATTAATCGATCAACCGGCAATAGATTGGTGCAGTTCACTCAGTTGGTCGATGAAAAATCGAAACCGTATATTCagtcgatgtagagtcggagttgtaTGTCTGATCGATCAACTGTTGTTGAGTCGGAGTCGGTAGTCGGTTGAACTGAATCGGAGGTCGATTGACTTACCCCAAAAGTTGCCCTCCACTTTCAAGTCCAAGGTGAGTCGACGTGTATATTACCGCGTAGTTTGTCACATTGGACGAAGGAAGTTATTTTTTATCACATCGAATCTCGATTTTGATGATGTTTTCTTCGAGATATGGGTGATCAGCTATTGCGGTGAAAGCCTGTGTAGTCGATGGCAATCAGTATGAATTTTTTCTATCCAGATgccaagaaaaaaagatcaagtatGTCAATCCCCCATTGTATGAAGGGTCATGGTGCTACAATCGATATCAGCTGACTAGCCGGTTGACGTTGTGTATTTGCATACTTTTaacatggttcacaccttcggacGAGTTCAACTGCATCTTtttttcatgatgagccagtaatatccttgtcgCAAAACTTTATAAGCTAGAGACTTGCCTCCCAAGTGATTTCTGCATatcccttcatgcacttctctaagtgcatagtcggcatctgtaggTCCCAAATACTTTAGCAAGGAGAGAGAGAACGATCTTTTATAAAGATATCCattcattattacatattgagagACCGTCCATCAGAGTCGTTTAGCCTCTAAGGAGTCTACAGGAAGGGTCCCATCGATCAGATATtaaatgatcggatccatccagcttggttcgatagTGAACTGTAATACCTcctcgactttatcaatactcgactgttcGAGGTATTCAACAAATATCTGACCCAGCGAGTTGAAAGCAGTAGTAGCTAGTCGTGAAAGTATGTCGATCCGAGCATTTTCGTTTCTAagaatgtgaaagatctcaaaatatttcaagctTGTCGTAAAATCTTTCACTTTTTGAAAGTACATCATAATGGGGTCGCAGATCTCAAATTCACCTTTGATCTGTCCAACGATCAGTTGTGAGTCAGTGAAGACCTTCAAACTGTAAATCTCAAGCTCTTTGGCTATCTTCAAGCCGACCAAAAGTGCTTCATATttggcttgattatttgaggctttaaagtTGAACCGAAGGGCGTACTCAGTGACTACCTCTTCGGAGTTCGTGAGTATGAGGCCAGCTCCACTACCTTGTGCATTAGACGCTCCATCAATGTGCAGCATTCAGCTCACTTTAAGTTGGGTTTGGGAGTGGTAGCCTCTTTTATTGTGTTGTCATCTGTATCTTCTGGCTTATTATCGAATATAGTACATTCGGTGACAAAATCGGTTAGGACTTGCGTCTTCATGGATGGTCGTGGACGATATTGAATGTCGAACTTGCCAAGCTTCactgcccactttgccatccaaTCTAACGTGTCAGGTTGTTGTAAGATTACCTTCAGCGGCTGATCTGTCAGAACTACAATCGAATGGGCTTGGAAATACGGATGAAGTCGCTATGTCGAtatgattagagcgtagatcatttttTCTGTCCTTGAGTATCGAACTTCGGCATTGTGaagtactttgctggtatagtagattggTCGATGGATTCTGTTCTCATCTTtctggacgagcaccgaactaaccacTTCTGCTGAAGTTGCCAAGTAGAGATATAATATCTCTCTAATCCTTGATTTTGTGAGCAAAGGTGGAGAAGTAAGTATTATTTTAAGTCTTTGAAGGATTGTCGACATTCATCCgaccatgaaaaattttttgtttgccataaaattttaaagaatgaCAAGCATCTCTCGACCGACCTATAAATAAATCGGCTGAGTGTGGcaatccttccattgagttgctgtatctctttctttgaatTCGGATGCTTCATGTAGATAATGGCTTTGATTTTTTTCGAAACTAGCCTCAATTCCTCATTGTGAAACAAGAAATCTGAGAAATTTTTTAGAGGTTACCCCAAATGTATACTTAGTCAGGTTTAATTTTATCTGGTACTGTCGGAGTGTGTCGAAAGCTTCCTCCAGATCCTGAACATGATCTGTAGtttggagactcttcaccagcatgtcgtctacatatacttccatgttccatccgatctgtgtcttgaagatcttgttgacgaGCCTTTAATAGATAGCACCGGTATTTTTCAGATCAAAaggcattactttgtagcagtatatgcCTTTGTTGGTCATAAAAACTACgtgctcttcatcttctggtgtcatgcggatttgattatatccaacGAAGGCATCTATGAAACTCAGAAGTCGGTGGCCAGAAGTTGCATCAACTAATTGGTCAATCTTCGACAACAAAAAGTTATCCTTCGAACAAGCTACATTCAGATcgatatagtcgatgcagatccttcaCTTTTCATTGGTTTTTCTTACCATTACCACATTGGtaagccagtcgggatatgtagcttctctgatgaagcctgccgcAAGGAGTTTgtcaacttcttcatcaatgatcttttgtctttcaggagcaaaaggtcgcttcttttgtctcaccggctTAACATTTGGAttgatgttaagtcggtgagttattatttctaAAGGAATCTCAGACATGTCGGTggtcgatcaagcaaaaatatcggcaTTTGCTCTAAACAATTTTATTAGTTGTTGCCGCTCTGAGTCGGATAATTGTGATCCAATTCGGACCATTTTCtctggatcttcttcttttaatgggatggaaaccagttgttcagccggttcacccctctcctaattttctttttgatccaatttatcaacagataaagagtcttcagatttgttATTTTGGATGGAGACAAGGAAGCAACGTCGGGCGAGTGTTGATCtccacgcatctctccgactccatgtcTTGTTAGGAATCAGACTAACAAATGGTATGTCGAAACCATTGCTCTCAAAACATTAAGCCCAGGTCATCCCAGTATGGCATTGTAAGTCGAAGGTACTCGAACTACCATGAACGTTATGAAAATAGTATTCTGTTGTAGTTCGATCCCAGCAGTTAAGGGGAGAGAAATTTCTCCCTCCACTGTAATAGCATCTCCTATGAAGTCGATCAGTGGCGTCGAGATTCTTCTGAGTCTACTGCTACTGGAGGCTTCTGACCGCCTCCGTAAGAACGTTCATTTGCTGCACGATTGCAGCAATCTGGACGTCCGTGGTGACCACGGGTCGCGAAGAACTGGGCTCTACTATCGGAGGCAGGGGAGGAGCCTCTTTCCGACGGAAAGAGTGCCTCACAGATCCAGTTGCTGTTGActgttgagctctgatttttgtcATTGCAAGTTATCTCCTCCCCTTCCTggcacgccaatctgttgcggccaactctccatcGCCTGTCGTCGAGAATGAACACCTGCAAAATAGCATCCATGCAGACCGAATTTGtctggtggggaccctccgatgcctaagtcagagagaaaaGTTGGTGAACTGGAGTTGAATGTAAACAATAGCAGAGGTTTGGCCCAGCGTAAGCTTACCTGCCCTATTTTccttacctcccttttatagatgaggtttTCGTAACTGTCAGACATGGTCCCGTATTTTATGACgctaaatcatcgggccataatcacGTAGTGGATCATTAATTCTCACTGATCGCACCGAGATATGCGGCCGGTAACCATTCGTGATGGTTatagtatgttgagcagattgaccgatcatatgtcggtagaacTGATCATATGTCAGGAGAATTCATGAACGACCGTCGGCTAGTAGTTCTATTATACCGATGGTCTAAGTCGTCTGCTGTCGATCAGTAAAAATCGAATTATTAGTTGGTCAGTCGGTAATTGGTCGGTACGGTTCGTTCAGTTGGTCGATGAAGAATCGGAACCATATATTCAGTCGATATAAAGTCGGAGTTATTTGTCTGATCGGTTAGCTGTTGTCGAGTCGGAATCGGTAATCGATAGTCGGTTAAACTGAGTCGAAGATCGATTGACTTACCCCAACATTGTGAATTATCAAAGAAAAGTTATTTGTGATTTAATGGATCGTAGTCCACTCCATCAATTTGGATGGCCAATTGGCTTCAGATCGGATCTGGACCTGTGcttagatttttcaaaaatttttggaccTAAAACCAACCTAAACCCCTGCCCAAGGCCTCAAAAAATTTTAAGGTGACTCAAGCAGGATTGTTGCCGGATACAGTCTGATCTATCTTCAGCTCTAATTATAATCATGCACACCactaattataattatttatttctaTAACGATGCATCAAGAAACATACTTGataatggagacctataaaaaaaATGGTTGTGATCGGTGGCATGCATGTTAATGCAGCGTAGGAAATAATTTTTCCGTACTTTACGTGCAAAAGATGGCGTCACAATGCTATGGTAAGGAATAATTTGTGGGACCATATCGGGCATTCAGCGCTGGACAGGAGTTGTATCTTTAGTTTGCAAAAAACATCCACCGTTGATCACGTAATAGCCGCTTTAGATCTGTGGGTTCATTTTGTGTGTGGGGAAAGAGCAGCAAGTGCATATTACGTCATACCGTTCGTTAATGGCCTACATATTCATTAAGGAGATTTTGACGCGACTTCGTATGCGCTTTCATCGTAGCTGAAATAATGCCGACTAGAAGGTCAACAGAAATACGTCTAGCGAAGATATCTTATCTTAGATTTAGAAATTAAGAAACCCAGTTCACTTGGTAGTGGATCCGAATCCAAGTTGCACCAAGTTTGTGTTATCGAATATTATATCGTATAACTGCAGAAAAGTTGGGTGACAGAaaaataaatagttaaaaaaaaattatattaaaaaaatacttaagtaaaaaataaaaaaaatattaaatagacttacaataatttaaaaaaaattctatttaatattcagatatcgatacaaattttttttttcacgtgACGTGTGTGACAATATATTGatgtgataaataaaaaaaatagaatctgaTTAGAGAGGTGATAAAATCACTACTCTAAAGGAGATTTCGGTCCCTTTTCGTACGAAAATTTGGACCGCACATCCTTCTTtaagatataatttaaaaattaagtacTCCAATATCCGTCGGTGGCACGATATCAACTCTCCTCAGCccaaatgattaaatgaaaaaagaaaaaatagtgagagagagTATGTGTTTTAACAGAATTttagaaagaggaaggaagaactCTCGACTGCATGAAAAGAGAACTCTCAGGTTGAATAATCAGAGAACTAAGAAAATGATCTTTTTATAGGCTTAAACCGGCCACTAGTGCACAGAGTGCTCGTGCAACATCCACCAGCGCGCGGAGTGCTCGCGAAGTGGAACGATCGTGCGATCGGAGCTCATGCAGAATGGCCACGAAATGGCCTTGTGCGGATCTTGCATGGAACGGCAGCGGAATGGCCTCGCGCGAATCTCAGCCAGAATGACCTCGCATCTCGGAAAGGAGTTTTTGAAACTCCCAAAAGTCAACAATCCCTCACAAGTTTCAAAaactcataaaaaaatatttacatattttaaaatttttcttaggCTTTTACTATGCTTAGTACAAATATCTTTTGGGTTTGAACTTGCATTTAGTATAAAAATACATACGGTATGAAGATGAATTGATCTAAATGCGGGGTAGTGCTATTTAGGCCATGTGCTTGTCTTGATTTTCATGAGAGTTAGTAGTGATTCGCCTTAATCCTATAGTCGCAGCCTCACGACTACTCTCACTAAGGTAGATGCTCCAAGGATACGTGTAACGAAATCGCACCTCGCTGAACTTTTAGTCTTGGATCTATAGAGAGCTATGCTCAACCTATCCATTACACATAGAGCACTACACCATAAGGATGGGTTGGAGACAAACTCCAAAAATCGGTGCTCCCAGATGTCACCTTAGAGATCATTACCCTTTGAACCTTGACCGTGGGATCTCTAATCGTAAAGGTAGGGGTCCACTCTGATGACTAATATACGGGCTTAAGCCCCATCCCCCTTGATGTCTCAAATACCAAAGTTTTTGAAAGACCTTTGGTCAAAACATCAGACagattattttttgatcttataaaTTGAAGTGATATcacatcttttattttatttctcataGTTTTGTATCTAATCAGGATATGATTGTTCATCTTTTTGTTTGATATCTATTGATTTAACAGATCTATTAAAGCTCTACAATCACAATTTATTGGtattaaagatattttaaatagaaaaattttaatattattaattaaattttttagccaTAGTGCTTCAGTGCAAGTGGTGTCAAGAGTAGTTAATTCAGATTCTAGCGTGCTTCTTGTTATTATTGTTTATTTACATGATCCCCAAGATACTGCACCTCCCCTAAACATGAAGAGATATCCTGTGGTGgacttaatatctaaattatctgtcATCCAGTTAGTATCACTATATCCTTCTAGTACTTCTGAAAATCGAAGAACAAAAGAAAGTAATCTAGAGTTCCCTTCAGATATCTAAAGACTCTTTCAAGggctttctaatattttttactagGATTGCTAGTATACCTACTTAGCCTACCTACTGCATAAGCTATATCAAGACGGATTCTATTTGCTACATATAACAGTGATCCTATCCTCTGGAAATACTCTAATTGTCTTACAGATTCTCCTAAATTCTTAGTTAAGTGAGAATTATTATTAAATGGAGTAGAGACaggatttagatcaaaatattcaaatattttaagaattttttctATTGAATTTGTTAGGTTTATtgctattttattatttatttttttaagtttcATTTCTAAGATTATATcagcttctcctaagtctttcatatcaaaattaattGACAGATAATCTTTagttttttgtattatttttagcGATGTTTCAAATaatagaatatcatctacatacaggcataaaatgataaaatttgagTTATTTCTTTTATAATACATATATTTATCATGTTCATTAATTCTAAAGTTATCACCTAGGATAAATTCATCAAATTTAATATGCCATTGTTTAGGagtttattttaatccataaagtGATTTAATTAGTTTACATACCTTATGTTCTTATCTTTTAACTATAAAACCTTAAGATTGGTTCATATTgatttcttcttctaattttttatttaagaatgcagtttttatatctatttgatgaattattaatttatgaattgatgTTAATACTGCTAAGGTTCTTAAGATGGTTATCCTAGCTACAGGAGCATAGGTATTAAAATAATCTGTCTTTTCTTTGGCTGTATCTCTTTGCTATTAACCTAGCTTTATATCTTTCTACTATTCCATCtggtcttaatttttttttcaaaattatttagttTCTATTGCTTTATTTTCTAGAGATAAATCCGATAAAATCTAAGTTTTATTCTCTAGAATTGATTGAATTTTACTATTTATGGCTTCCCTCCAATATGATGAATCTGATGATGATATAGCTTTATCATATATGCAAGGATCACCCTCTACAAGGTATGTAAAGAAttcttctccaaaatttttttcaattctgtTTCTCTTACTTCTTCTTAATTCAATTTTAGTTTCAAATTCTAGTTCtatagatctaaaagaagatgGTTCACATACTAGAGATCTAAAAATTCTAgtcttaaaagaaaaaatatcctcaaagaaAGAAGCATCTTTAGCTTCAAGAATTGAATTATAACTTATATCACTAATATCAGAATTAATCACTAAGAACCTATAGGCATCATCGTTTTGTGCATAGCCTATAAAGACAGCATCTATAGTTTTACATCCTAACTTTCTCTTTTTAGGTTTAAGAATATTCATCTTAGCTAAACACTCCCATACTTTGAGATAATTCAAGTTAGGAGTCAtgtcttttcaaaattcataaggGGTCTTACCACTATCCTTAACAGAGATCCTATTTAGGATGAAGCAAGAAGATAGAAGAGCTTCCTCCCACAAGTTCTCAAGTAGGCCTGAACAAATCAACATAGCGTTTACCATATCTAAGAGGATATGATTTTTACGCTCTGCTACACCGTTGGACTATGGAGAGTCAGAAGCAGTTACTTCATGAATTATTCCATATTCTTGACAGAACAGAAAAAAATCATTTGAAGTATACTCCCTTCCTCTAtcaaacctaagaatcttaatttttttttcttgttaattTTCTACTTCACTctcataaattttgaatttattgaaAGCTTCAtccttagatttaattaggtaacaataataataactgaaaaaattatctataaagatTACTATGTACCTATTGCCACCACGAATTGCAGTTTTGGAAGAGTcatatacatcactatatatcaACTCCAAGATTGAAGAATTTCTTTCAactgatttaaataattttttggttGTTTAGATTCAGCACATATTTCACACTTAGATGTATCTAAGATTGATTTGAGAATAAACTTTAAATCCATTATATATTTGATTTTTCTTAAGTGTACATGACCCAATCTatcatgtcataattttttattagatttatttataaaataaacttgattctcagttttattaataaaataatttattacattcAATTTGAACAAGCCTTCACTGACATATTCTCTTCGTATAAAAGTATTATTCTTAGTTATCACAACTTTATTATAATCAAGGATAATTTTATATCTCTCTGAACCAGCTGAGACCCACTAACT
The DNA window shown above is from Elaeis guineensis isolate ETL-2024a chromosome 8, EG11, whole genome shotgun sequence and carries:
- the LOC140851151 gene encoding uncharacterized protein, which codes for MLHIDGASNAQGSGAGLILTNSEEVVTEYALRFNFKASNNQAKYEALLVGLKIAKELEIYSLKVFTDSQLIVGQIKGEFEICDPIMMYFQKVKDFTTSLKYFEIFHILRNENARIDILSRLATTAFNSLGQIFVEYLEQSSIDKVEEVQKVPSFSHWVVSLP